In Silene latifolia isolate original U9 population chromosome X, ASM4854445v1, whole genome shotgun sequence, the following proteins share a genomic window:
- the LOC141622830 gene encoding uncharacterized protein LOC141622830, with amino-acid sequence MVGYEPDLNPIDRSARFLKFLQELMLDCDDNMSTSSIEPHVVDDASMSRPLVRPRDTEDDDAGLSRPLVRPCYSRDDDASLSSPVLRPCNTCDDDASSSRRFLKPYHLRGVEDDDYNGRLTTPLIQVFSVCISTYFDDGKPSEINGSIRVLEGSCPRFDLYNRDPKDSETIWKDGTLSLIGPDETFVVPSLSTKLELRLYDRLRGVELVAGKLSLDSDSDNRLQKGEVEGAHGIAFVYYAVFPFALQGAVQVTVDKNNDDDSDKNCNAADIYGSIVTGYENGKAYCSTDKDVKKLETRLFDMPAHRPLRVVVGTPITLSRNVVAVPAYSSLTIKLELWDSNGKIADDFLRFPAYLLAEHPSYIRTQYACVTVQVQWYHAYVYLYKDQILSINDPERTLKMGMESSGSRHVQPPILPREINPLLRPLVRPCYSRDDDASLSSPVLRPCNTCDDDASSSRRFLKPYHLRGVEDDDYNGRLTTPLIQVFSVCISTYFDDGKPSEINGSIRVLEGSCPRFDLYNRDPKDSETIWKDGTLSLIGPDETFVVPSLSTKLELRLYDRLRGVELVAGKLSLDSDSDNRLQKGEVEGAHGIAFVYYAVFPFALQGAVQVTVDKNNDDDSDKNCNAADIYGSIVTGYENGKAYCSADKDVKKLETRLFDMPAHRPLRVVVGTPITLSRNVVAVPAYSSLTIKLELWDSNGKIADDFLRFPAYLLAEHPSYIRTQYACVTVQVQWYHAYVYLYKDQILSINDPERTLKMGMESSGSRHVQPPILPREINPLYYGTHKVDVFSVFVGGIAGKITALCGAIIVNDGGDYFTLYNRDDNCAERLSDNSLASVDVNYRAVRNHTFGLILHLRDPVGKLEVSRGSFGWNDCTVGQYVQGDNRRFCSVVRGDDGYAAVHYQMFSFAFEAWVEVNLFSDGNPDIPINLHGTLFGRCSGDDYSTSYQKKYYTSRLFDQPKYRSVELKSGSKIALLKSIIVVPNESSLIIEAKLGTFGIGGVAETICGMAEFKIDRCNKTISSIRGERCGIEISVTFKC; translated from the exons ATGGTTGGATATGAACCTGACTTAAACCCCATAGATCGGAGTGCGAGGTTTTTGAAGTTCTTACAGGAACTTATGCTAGATTGTGATGACAATATGTCAACATCGTCCATCGAACCCCATGTTGTGGATGATGCCAGTATGTCGAGGCCTTTAGTCCGACCTCGTGATACAGAGGATGATGATGCCGGTCTTTCGAGACCTTTAGTTAGACCATGTTATAGTCGAGATGATGATGCCAGTCTGTCGAGCCCTGTACTCCGACCTTGTAATACATGCGATGATGATGCCAGTTCGTCAAGGCGGTTTCTCAAACCTTATCATTTACGCGGAGTTGAGGATGATGACTATAATGGTCGTTTAACAACACCTTTGATTCAGGTGTTCTCCGTTTGCATTTCTACTTACTTCGATGACGGTAAACCAAGTGAAATCAACGGCTCAATTCGAGTCTTGGAAGGGTCTTGTCCTCGTTTTGATCTCTATAATCGTGATCCTAAAGATTCTGAGACCATTTGGAAAGATGGCACCTTGTCTTTAATTGGTCCTGATGAGACTTTTGTGGTACCCTCTTTGAGCACCAAATTGGAGCTACGTCTATATGATCGACTTCGTGGCGTAGAGTTAGTAGCAGGGAAGCTCAGTTTGGATTCTGATTCAGATAATAGGCTTCAGAAGGGTGAGGTTGAAGGTGCTCATGGCATTGCTTTTGTATACTACGCTGTATTCCCGTTTGCACTTCAGGGTGCTGTGCAGGTTACAGTTGACAAAAATAATGATGATGACAGTGACAAGAATTGTAATGCTGCCGATATTTATGGAAGCATTGTCACTGGGTACGAAAATGGTAAGGCTTATTGCAGTACTGACAAGGATGTAAAGAAGTTGGAGACACGGCTTTTTGACATGCCAGCACATCGACCTTTGCGTGTGGTGGTTGGGACACCCATTACATTGTCCAGAAATGTGGTAGCTGTGCCAGCATATTCATCCCTTACAATCAAACTGGAATTGTGGGATTCCAATGGGAAAATTGCTGATGACTTTTTGCGATTTCCAGCTTACTTGCTTGCTGAACATCCTTCATACATTCGGACACAATATGCTTGTGTTACAGTGCAAGTCCAATGGTACCATGCCTATGTGTATCTTTATAAAGATCAAATATTATCAATCAATGACCCCGAGCGGACACTGAAAATGGGGATG GAATCGAGTGGTAGTCGACATGTTCAACCCCCTATTCTCCCTAG AGAAATAAACCCTTTACTCCGACCTTTAGTTAGACCGTGTTATAGTCGAGATGATGATGCCAGTCTGTCGAGCCCTGTACTCCGACCTTGTAATACATGCGATGATGATGCCAGTTCGTCAAGGCGGTTTCTCAAACCTTATCATTTACGCGGAGTTGAGGATGATGACTATAATGGTCGTTTAACAACACCTTTGATTCAGGTGTTCTCCGTTTGCATTTCTACTTACTTCGATGACGGTAAACCAAGTGAAATCAACGGCTCAATTCGAGTCTTGGAAGGGTCTTGTCCTCGTTTTGATCTCTATAATCGTGATCCTAAAGATTCTGAGACCATTTGGAAAGATGGCACCTTGTCTTTAATTGGTCCTGATGAGACTTTTGTGGTACCCTCTTTGAGCACCAAATTGGAGCTACGTCTATATGATCGACTTCGTGGCGTAGAGTTAGTAGCAGGGAAGCTCAGTTTGGATTCTGATTCAGATAATAGGCTTCAGAAGGGTGAGGTTGAAGGTGCTCATGGCATTGCTTTTGTATACTACGCTGTATTCCCGTTTGCACTTCAGGGTGCTGTGCAGGTTACAGTTGACAAAAATAATGATGATGACAGTGACAAGAATTGTAATGCTGCCGATATTTATGGAAGCATTGTCACTGGGTACGAAAATGGTAAGGCTTATTGCAGTGCTGACAAGGATGTAAAGAAGTTGGAGACACGGCTTTTTGACATGCCAGCACATCGACCTTTGCGTGTGGTGGTTGGGACACCCATTACATTGTCCAGAAATGTGGTAGCTGTGCCAGCATATTCATCCCTTACAATCAAACTGGAATTGTGGGATTCCAATGGGAAAATTGCTGATGACTTTTTGCGATTTCCAGCTTACTTGCTTGCTGAACATCCTTCATACATTCGGACACAATATGCTTGTGTTACAGTGCAAGTCCAATGGTACCATGCCTATGTGTATCTTTATAAAGATCAAATATTATCAATCAATGACCCCGAGCGGACACTGAAAATGGGGATG GAATCGAGTGGTAGTCGACATGTTCAACCCCCTATTCTCCCTAG AGAAATAAACCCGTTGTATTATGGAACCCATAAAGTTGATGTGTTCAGTGTATTTGTTGGCGGAATCGCTGGAAAGATTACTGCTTTATGTGGAGCCATCATAGTCAATGATGGAGGTGATTATTTTACTCTCTATAATAGAGATGATAACTGTGCAGAGCGGTTGTCAGATAACAGTCTTGCATCTGTAGACGTTAATTATCGTGCTGTTAGGAACCATACCTTTGGTCTGATTTTGCATTTGAGGGATCCAGTTGGTAAGCTTGAAGTGAGCCGGGGTAGTTTTGGTTGGAACGACTGTACTGTTGGTCAATACGTTCAAGGGGATAACAGGCGCTTTTGCTCAGTCGTTCGAGGTGATGATGGTTATGCCGCTGTGCACTATCAGATGTTTAGCTTTGCATTTGAAGCTTGGGTGGAGGTGAATTTATTTAGTGATGGTAATCCTGACATTCCTATAAATTTACACGGGACTTTGTTTGGTCGTTGTAGCGGTGATGATTATTCAACAAGCTACCAGAAGAAATACTATACGAGCAGACTTTTCGACCAGCCAAAATACAGGTCGGTAGAACTGAAGTCTGGGTCCAAAATTGCATTGTTGAAATCTATCATTGTTGTTCCGAATGAGTCTTCTTTGATTATTGAAGCAAAGCTGGGTACATTTGGCATTGGCGGTGTTGCTGAAACTATATGCGGTATGGCAGAGTTCAAGATCGATAGGTGTAATAAAACCATTTCGAGTATTAGAGGAGAACGTTGTGGTATTGAAATCTCTGTAACATTTAAGTGCTAA
- the LOC141616852 gene encoding uncharacterized protein LOC141616852: MAQFKINLDDYRLKTIGSSSRLNAWKSKWIEGYSLHDLCGDLFDAPIDSALLVGDLHDSHRRWDLSSLGFDPGEEVTKKILATYIPCQPSNDSIYWKFSKHGAFTVKSGYYVAAMALTNGLTSTADLSRMSATIVDFCRAKLWKLPISNKLKVFLWKFMANALPVGSEFLKRKMNWRSFCTLCDGSSPCVESISHLFRGCSFAKALWFGCPLGLRITGGVDIDVRIWVINWVTYFLIGPDPNSLLFPLIATLWRIWCCRNEMVFKNHRPWPMSALHSILSDIMCMKEVVCNKDASLLRAPLLDSSPDLGLAKRVRNSFPFWIVGGPGCGNICTVKCDAAWRADRSAGMGWCLLDDNGTLRNSAHTRSFASSVLHAEGYATFRALRWALDEGYLHVRLVTDCLNLVLQVAGAEKPIASIKCIIKDIKSIVSLFHCCSLSFCPRGVNRIAHNLAQGALM; this comes from the exons ATGGCACAGTTCAAGATTAATCTTGACGAT TATCGTCTTAAGACTATTGGATCTTCTTCTCGTCTTAATGCTTGGAAGAGCAAATGGATAGAGGGTTATAGTCTTCATGATCTTTGTGGGGATCTTTTTGATGCTCCTATTGATTCCGCGTTACTGGTTGGTGACCTTCATGATAGTCATAGGAGATGGGATCTCTCTTCTCTTGGTTTCGATCCGGGTGAGGAAGTTACAAAGAAAATCCTCGCAACTTATATCCCGTGTCAACCCTCGAATGACTCAATCTATTGGAAATTCTCTAAACATGGTGCTTTCACTGTCAAGTCGGGATACTATGTTGCTGCTATGGCCTTAACTAATGGACTTACCTCAACTGCTGATCTTTCTAGAATGTCTGCAACAATTGTGGATTTTTGCAGAGCTAAGCTCTGGAAGTTGCCTATCTCTAACAAACTTAAGGTGTTTTTATGGAAGTTTATGGCTAATGCCCTACCAGTGGGCTCTGAATTCCTCAAACGAAAAATGAATTGGCGCTCCTTCTGTACTCTTTGTGATGGCTCATCTCCTTGCGTGGAATCTATTTCTCATCTGTTCAGAGGTTGTAGTTTTGCTAAGGCTCTATGGTTTGGCTGTCCTTTAGGACTCAGAATCACGGGAGGGGTGGACATTGACGTTAGGATTTGGGTCATTAACTGGGTAACCTATTTCCTAATTGGCCCAGATCCTAACTCCCTCCTTTTCCCCCTTATCGCTACCCTCTGGAGAATTTGGTGTTGCAGGAATGAGATGGTCTTCAAGAATCATCGCCCTTGGCCTATGAGTGCTCTACATTCTATTCTTAGTGACATTATGTGTATGAAGGAGGTTGTGTGCAATAAGGATGCTAGCCTTCTTCGAGCGCCTTTGCTGGACTCCTCCCCTGATCTTGGTTTAGCTAAGAGGGTTAGAAACTCCTTCCCCTTTTGGATCGTTGGTGGACCTGGATGCGGAAATATTTGTACTGTCAAGTGTGATGCTGCTTGGAGGGCTGATAGAAGCGCTGGCATGGGGTGGTGCTTATTGGATGATAATGGGACCTTAAGGAATTCTGCTCACACTCGCTCGTTTGCCTCTTCTGTCCTACATGCCGAAGGATATGCAACTTTCAGGGCGCTCAgatgggccttggacgaagggTACCTTCATGTTAGACTTGTTACAGATTGTCTTAACTTGGTTTTGCAGGTTGCGGGAGCGGAGAAGCCGATTGCATCTATCAAGTGCATTATTAAAGATATTAAGTCTATTGTGTCTCTGTTTCATTGTTGTTCTCTTAGTTTCTGTCCTAGGGGAGTGAATAGGATAGCTCATAATCTTGCTCAGGGAGCTCTTATGTAA